CCTCGAGCCGAAGATCGGCGGCGACGGCGAGGTGTCCACGGCTCACCTGCTCGCCGCGGGGCGGGCCTCGGCGCTCTTCGCGCTGCTCGCTGGTGTCGGGATCGCGCTCGCCAGCGGAGGCACGACACCGCCGCGTGGTCGCGGGTGGGCCGGATCCGCAGCAGCGACCGCGGCGCGCGCCGGCGTGATCTTCGCGGTCGGGTTGTTCCTCGCGGCCTTCGACTCCGGGCTGGCCGTGATCCTGTGCTACTACGGGGTGCTGTTCCTGGTCGCGTTGCCGGTGCTGCCGCTGCGGGCGGGCTGGCTCCTCGGGATCGGAGCGGCATGGACGGTTCTCGGGCCCGTCCTGAGCCAGTGGCTGCGCCACGACGACCCGATGTCGCTCGACGTCGCGGTGCCGAATCTCGTCACGCTGCTGACGGACCCAGTGGGAACAGCATCGAGCGTGGTGCTCACCGGCTACTACCCGGTGCTGACGTGGACCGCATACCTGCTCGTCGGGATGGGCATCGGGAGGCTGCCCCTCGGGCGTACGGCGGTCGCGGCCGCGATCGCCGCCGGTGGCACCGTGCTCGCCGTGGCGGCGTACGCAGGGTCCTCGCGATGGCTGACCGGTGGGGGGCTCGCCGAGCTGGAGGCGGCCGGCACCGGTGGTCACCTCACGACGGGGCCGATCGACGCCGACGTCCTGCACGTCGCCTTCTACGGCACCACACCGACCACGACGTGGTCCTGGCTCGGGATCGCATCGCCGCACTCCGGCGCGCCTCCCGACCTGCTGCAGACCCTCGGCAGCGCGCTCGCGGTGCTCGGAGTGATGCTCCTGCTCGAGCGGGTGACCGGGCGGGCACTGTGGCCCGTCGCAGCGATCGGGAGCATGACCTTCACGCTCTACACCCTGCACGTCGTCCTGGTCGCGACGCTGCTCCCGCCGGAGACCGACGACGCGCTGCTCATCCATGTCGCCATCGCCGCGGCCACAGCGATCCCCTGGCGCCGCTACGTCGGGCGCGGGCCGCTGGAAGCCCTCGCGGCGGCCGCCGCACGACGCGCACGCCAGGCGGTGGTCGACCCGAGCCCGGCCGCGTGACGGGTGCGTCCACCCGCGCCACGTACGATCGCTCCGTGACTGTCAGCACCTTCCGGATCGGCGATGGACAGCCGGTCGCGTACGAGACCGCGAAGCACCTCTGGGCCAAGAGCGCCCGCGACGTCCTGGGCGAGACGGCGGGCACGTACGGGGGCGACATCACCGCGGCCCAGCTCGCCGACGCCGTTCAGCGGCGTACGAGCGTGAAGACGACCGCAGCCGTCTCGACGTGGATGGCCGACGTGCTCGAGGAGGTTGCGGCGGACGCTCACGGACGCGGAGAGCCCGCCATCACGTCGCTGTGCGTGCGGCCGGACGGGACGGTCGAGGAGGGCTACGGGGCGGCTCTCTCCCGGCTGACCGGCGCACCCGTCACCGACACCGAACGGCACGCGGCCGAGCAGCGGTTCGCCTGCTACCAACGGTTCGGCGCACCGCTCCCCGCCGACGGAGGGCGGCCCTCGCCGTCGCGGAGGACGGTCGAGGCGCGCCGTGTCCCGCCGGCGCGGCGGGAGCCGGCGGCACGGAAGGTGGAGCGCCCCGTGGTCGTGTGCCCGCGCTGCTTCATGCAGCTGCCGGCGACCGGCGTGTGCGACTCCTGCGGCTGACGTCGCCGAACGTCCGCGCCCCCCGATACGGTCGGTAGCACCACGAGAGGGGGACGGATGTCGACTCGGGTCCTGACCACGCCGTACGGGCGTGCTGCGCTCGACACGCTGCGTGACGTCGTCGCCGAGGCGAAGGCCGCCGACCGCATGGCACCGGTCACCGTGCTGGTGCCGACCAACGTCGCGGGCATCGCCGCCCGCCGCCACCTGGCGCGCGGCCTCGACGTACGCGGGCCCGGAGTCGCCGCGGTCACCGTCACCACGCTCACCCGGCTCGCCGAGCAGATCGCGGCCGCCACGATGCACCCGCGCCGCCCGGCGACCCAGCCCGTCGTGGCAGCGGCCTGGCGACAGGCGCTCGACCAGGACCCCGGCATCTTCGAGACGGTGAAGGACCATCCCGCGACCATCCGCGCGTTGGCCTCCGCTCACCGCGAGCTGCGCGACCTCTCCATCGACGGTCGCGCGCGCGCTCATGACTCCACCGGCCTGTCGGCCGACCTGCTCCGCCTGCACGAGCGCGTCGTCGCCCGCACCGCCACGGACTACTACGACCCGACCGACCTGCTGCTCGAGGCGACGCGACGCGTGGACGAGGACCCCGACGGGTCAGCGTCGTACGGCACCGTCGTCGTCTACCTTCCCCAGCGCCTCAGCCACGCCGAGTCGGGTTTCGCTCGCGCGCTCGCGCAGGGCGCCGACTGCGTCGTCGTCACCGGCATGACCGGGGTGCGGCGAGCCGACTCCGCCGTCCGCCGGAGCCTGGACCGGATGGGTGTCGCGATCCCCGACGACGAGCCCGCCGGCCCGCGCCCCGTCGCCAGTCGCGTCCTGCACGCCTCCGACGCCGACGACGAGGTGCGTTGCGTGGTGCGGGAGGTCGTGTCAGCGCTCGAGACCACTCCCGCCCACCGGGTCGCCGTCCTCTACGGGTCTCGCGTCCCGTACGCACGCCAGCTGCACGAGCACCTCGCCGCCAGCGGCCTCACCGTGAACGGCCCCGCGACGCGCTCCGTGCAGGAGCGCGCGATCGCGCGGGCCTTCCTCGCCCTGCTCGAGGTCGGCCGCGCGGACCTGCCCCGCGCCGAGACGTTCGTCGCGCTCGCCGAGGCGCCGGTGCTGGCGTTCTCCGACGAGCGGGTCC
Above is a genomic segment from Mumia sp. Pv4-285 containing:
- a CDS encoding heparan-alpha-glucosaminide N-acetyltransferase domain-containing protein, which translates into the protein MSSATGTRGTGRSTITSTRRLLGVDAARAIALIGMMATHLEPKIGGDGEVSTAHLLAAGRASALFALLAGVGIALASGGTTPPRGRGWAGSAAATAARAGVIFAVGLFLAAFDSGLAVILCYYGVLFLVALPVLPLRAGWLLGIGAAWTVLGPVLSQWLRHDDPMSLDVAVPNLVTLLTDPVGTASSVVLTGYYPVLTWTAYLLVGMGIGRLPLGRTAVAAAIAAGGTVLAVAAYAGSSRWLTGGGLAELEAAGTGGHLTTGPIDADVLHVAFYGTTPTTTWSWLGIASPHSGAPPDLLQTLGSALAVLGVMLLLERVTGRALWPVAAIGSMTFTLYTLHVVLVATLLPPETDDALLIHVAIAAATAIPWRRYVGRGPLEALAAAAARRARQAVVDPSPAA